The region AGGAGGGTTGCCAGCCGGGCAACCCGCTCCGAGTGGTTCCGCGTGTACTCGTCCCGCGCCTCCAGGGCGGCCACCAGGGAGCGGAGGGTGTTCAGGGTGTTCTCCCGAAGCTCGGCATTGGCCCGGTCCAGCTCGGTGTTCCGCTGGGCCACCTCGGCGGTCGCGTGGCGGACCTTCTCCTCCATCTCGACGGTGAAGTTCTTCACGCGCGCGTAGAGCTCCGCGTTCTCCAGGGCCGCCGCGGCCTGGCTGCTGAAGGTGGTGAGGAGCTGCAGGTCGTGATCGGTGAAGGTCTCCGTCGAGGTCTTCCGGTTGACATTGACGACGCCGAGGACGCCCCCTTTGCTCACCAGCGGGACGCTCAGCAAGGACTTGCCCTTGTACTTGGGGTCGCTCACTGACTTGTTGAAGCGAGTGTCCTTCTCGATGTCGTTGATCAGCAGGGCCTCCCCCTTCTCCGCGACCCAGCCGGCGATCCCGCTCCCCACTTTCTGGCGGGTGCCCTTGACGACCTCCTCCGGGAGGCCCGTGGAGGCCCGGATCGTCATCTCGTTCGCCTCCCTGTCCACGAGCATGATGGAGACGATCTCCACCCCCATCACGGCGGCAATGGAGAGGACAATCTTCTCCAGGAGGCGGTCGACCTCCAGGAGGGAGTGGATGTACTTCCCCACCCGGTTCAGCGTGGAGAGCTCCTTCACCTTCGTCTGCAGGTCCTGGAGGAGCCGCTTGTTCTCGAGCTCGATGCGGCGCCGCCCGATGGCCTTGTCCACGGAGTGATAGAGCTCATGCGGGCGGAACGGCTTCCGGATGTAGTCGTAGGCCCCCTTCTTCAGGGCCTCGATGGCCGTCTCCAGAGACGCGTAGGCCGTGATGATGATGACGAAGACATCGGGATCCGTCTTCTTGATGACGGGGAGGAACTCAATGCCGGTCAGGTCGGGCATCATGATGTCGAGAAGGACGACATCCACGCCCCCCTTCTCCAGCTTGGCCAGCCCCTCCTTGGCATTCTCCGCGGTGAGGACCTTGAAGCCGCGCAGGGCGAGCATGTCGTCACAGAGGCGGCGCATGAACAGCTCGTCGTCGATGACCAGGATCGTCTCCATCCCCTATCCCTTCCGGACGCCGGCCCCTGGCGCAGGCCGGGCTGCCGCCCCCCCCTCGGTCCCCGTGAGCCCCGCGTTCAGCTTGCCCGATCGGAACCCCTCCGGATCCACCGTCACCGTCCGGTAGCCCAGGCCCCGGAGCGCGGCCGTGACGGCCGCCTGTCGGTCCGGCTCGAGGAGCCGCGGGAGCTCTTCCGGCCCCACCTCGACCCGGGCCGCCTCCCCGTAGTGCCGCACGCGCAGCTCCCGGAACCCGTGCTCCCGCAGGACCTCCTCGGCCCGCTCCACCCGCCGGAGGCCCCCCACGGTGATGGGCGTCCCGTAGGGGAAGCGGGAGGCCAGGCAGGGCATGGCCGGCTTGTCCCAGGTGGGGAGGCCGAGCGCACGCGAGGCCGCGCGGACTTCGGCCTTGGTGAAGTTCGCCTCGACGAGCGGGCTCAAGACCCCCCGCTCCGCCGCCGCGAGCCGCCCCGGCCGCCAGTCGGCGAGGTCGTCGCGGTTCACCCCGTCCACCACGGTTGGGTGCCCCTCCGTCGCCGCCAGAGCCGCGAGGCGCATGTAGAGCTCCCGCTTGCAGAAGTAGCAGCGGGTGGCCGGGTTGGCAATGTAGTTGGGGTCGGCCATCTCCGCCGTCCGCAGCAGGTGGTGCCGCGCCCCGAGCGCGGCCGCCAGGGCCTTCGCCTCTGTGACCTCTCGCGCCGGGACCGCCGGGGAGACCGCCGTCACGGCCAGGACCCCCTCCCCGCAGCCCTCTACCGCCGCCCGCAGGACGAAGCTGCTGTCCACGCCGCCCGAGAAGGCGACCAGGACCCGGCCCAGCCGGGCGAGGTGGCTCGTCAGCACGCGGTACTTGCCCTCGAGGGCGGCGTCCATCCCGTCGGCTCTCTTTCGCATCAGAGGACCCGAACCGTCCCGCCCGGCCCCCGCACCGTCACGGCGCCGGAAGCCAGGTCCAGCTCCATGCTCCGCCCGGCTTCCGGCGAGAGGGCCTCCGCCACCAGGCGGATCCCCAGCCGCTCGAGCTCGGCCCGGACCGCCGCCGCGGTCTGGGGTCCCACCGGCCGCGCCCTGCCGCCACTCGTGAGAGCCTCGAAGGCCTGGCCGCCCCCGGCGAGTTTCGCCACGCAGCGCCCCGGCTCTCCCCCGGCTCCGGCGACCGCCTCGAGGAGCCCCGCGATCGCCCGCTCCGGGCTCGCCGCCGGCCAGCGCCCCGTGAGGCCCTTCGCCCCGGCAGGCACCAGGACGTGCGCCAGACCCCCGACGCGCGCCACCGGATCGTAGAGGGCCACCCCCACGCAGGAGCCCAGGCCGCCGATGGACAGCCGGTCCGGGTCCCGCCCCGCGGCGAAGGTGGCGGCGGGGACGCGGATGCTCTCCGCGTTAGCCCCCATGGCCCCCTTGCAGCAGACCGCCCCGGGTCCGCGTCCCCGGAAGCCAGACGACCCGCCCCTGCACCAGCCGCCCGTCCCCGAAGGGGACCTCGGCGAGAAGGACCGTCCCCGCCGCGGGGAGCAGCCCGAGGAGGGCCCCCTCGGACACGGCGCGGCCCCAGTCCGGGGCGAGCTGGGGGATGGAGGGCTTGAGCGCCATCCCCGCCCAGCGACTGGCCGCCCACAGGTACGCGGAGGCCAGGATGTTCCCCGCCTCCTTCAGGGCGGATCCCTCGCGGCTCCCCGGGATCCCCGTCCCCCCCCCTTCCGGGCGACCGGTCAGCTGGGTGGCGAGCGTCCGGGCGCCCCCCGGCGGGAAGAATACCAGGAGGGC is a window of Candidatus Methylomirabilis sp. DNA encoding:
- the larE gene encoding ATP-dependent sacrificial sulfur transferase LarE: MRKRADGMDAALEGKYRVLTSHLARLGRVLVAFSGGVDSSFVLRAAVEGCGEGVLAVTAVSPAVPAREVTEAKALAAALGARHHLLRTAEMADPNYIANPATRCYFCKRELYMRLAALAATEGHPTVVDGVNRDDLADWRPGRLAAAERGVLSPLVEANFTKAEVRAASRALGLPTWDKPAMPCLASRFPYGTPITVGGLRRVERAEEVLREHGFRELRVRHYGEAARVEVGPEELPRLLEPDRQAAVTAALRGLGYRTVTVDPEGFRSGKLNAGLTGTEGGAAARPAPGAGVRKG
- a CDS encoding chemotaxis protein CheD, whose protein sequence is MGANAESIRVPAATFAAGRDPDRLSIGGLGSCVGVALYDPVARVGGLAHVLVPAGAKGLTGRWPAASPERAIAGLLEAVAGAGGEPGRCVAKLAGGGQAFEALTSGGRARPVGPQTAAAVRAELERLGIRLVAEALSPEAGRSMELDLASGAVTVRGPGGTVRVL
- a CDS encoding HD domain-containing phosphohydrolase, encoding METILVIDDELFMRRLCDDMLALRGFKVLTAENAKEGLAKLEKGGVDVVLLDIMMPDLTGIEFLPVIKKTDPDVFVIIITAYASLETAIEALKKGAYDYIRKPFRPHELYHSVDKAIGRRRIELENKRLLQDLQTKVKELSTLNRVGKYIHSLLEVDRLLEKIVLSIAAVMGVEIVSIMLVDREANEMTIRASTGLPEEVVKGTRQKVGSGIAGWVAEKGEALLINDIEKDTRFNKSVSDPKYKGKSLLSVPLVSKGGVLGVVNVNRKTSTETFTDHDLQLLTTFSSQAAAALENAELYARVKNFTVEMEEKVRHATAEVAQRNTELDRANAELRENTLNTLRSLVAALEARDEYTRNHSERVARLATLLGKTLGFSEGQLGALRVAGMLHDLGKVGIPDEILKSADRLSPEQRRVMESHPEIGARIVEPIPFLREVKEIVLQHQERYDGSGYPRRLKGEAILREARALAVADAYDAMISRRGYRGTVFGHQEALAELQRVAGTELDPNAVAALGRLDRAALETLYSGLSPGSEPPRGTTGVQERPPAAPEPAARPEVTPAPRPADGQETVSCRCAKCQAAFRVKASAIPAGGARIRCPRCGEGITVRPPGGSTGRIAFVT